ATCCTACCTTAGACCACAATAAAACACGAGTGAGTTTGACTTCCttgagaaccccccccccccccccgagagaaCTGTAATCCTTGATGAGACGAATGCCAAATAAAGTTATGAAGGTAATTGGAAATTTTCTGTCTTCTACTCCTGAGCCTCGTAACACGAAGGGTTAATAGCGCGCTAAATGAAaccaagatcatcgttgcatgcgcatttcgCTCAGTCTATGAACCAATCTGAATTGTTCTTtgaaattagcgatcaatcgctaacctttgcgTTACGGGGCCCAGGGTTTCGCAATAAATCCCTAAATACTATTGACCAATCATGATCACCGTTGCATGCGCAATCtatttaaaatactgaccgggagccaatcagtgcggttctttcatatttgtagTTCATCGCAAAACTTTGCGTTACGGGGCCCTAGGTCAAACCGTCCAATCGCACATCCGTCTTGGTCAGTCCACTACTATCAGTCACAGTGCAAGTAACAGTGATGGTATCACTAACAGAAAGCGTAAGTGGACGATCCAGACTAGGAATAATAGACAGAATCCCTCCCTGCACCATTGGTAGCAGTTTTACAGTATTTAAagtcatgcatattcattacaaGGTCCTTGGAGGATATTAAGCCATTAATCCTTTGGTTTATAAGGAACATAAATGAACTCTAATCAACCAGGTTAAAATAACCATTACCACTACCATGCTTTTTAATTTCTACGTCAAAGCTCTTTGCGATCCATCGATCGTGATTAACATACCTTCTTGTTGAAGTGAGAGCGTGAAAGAACAGCCTGTATTGGTCAGTCCACTGTTATCAGTCACAGTGTAGGTGATGGTGAAGCTATTACCAACAGAAAGCGTCAGCGGAGGAGCCAGACTAGGAACAATAGATTGAATCCCTGCATCATCGGTAGCAGTTGGAGGATTCCAGGTGAACGATTGCGTAGACGAACTAGTAGCAGCAGTGATTGTCTGATCTGGAGGACAACCGTTAACCACTGGTGGGGTCGTATCAGCTGAACAAACAAACAGCATGAGATTTCTGATTGTTAAACAACATACATTCGAACTCATTGAATTCACCCTGACACAAACTTGGCTTTGGTGAAAGAaggagaaatagagaaaatcattGAAGATTTGATAAAAACCTATTTAAAGAAAAGAgtgttatgaaatttcaaattcttttatttgtaaCGTCATACGCCAGCAGTTGCTCCTCACATGTCGTATAATGTAcattcataaattaaaaattcCTAATGTTTCATGACAAAGAAAATTCCAATAGAATGGTACATGGAAAAATAGGTGTACGCgtagatattttttttcgcCTCTCTTTTGACAATGCATAATGGAATGCATATCACATGATGAATTGTATAGCTGCTTGTTTGCGAAGTCACAAAAATCAAAACTCTTATGGACCCAGGGTGGTGACTTTTTATAGCTTTTGtgaactgttctcccagcgagACATGCATAAAGTAGTATATTATTATGACCATTCTCTAATCTAATATGTCGCTCGCGTGATAAGAAGTCAGGAGGTCCACACGTTTATGAGGCGGGCGCTTTACCAATGAGCCAACTTGCGTGTCTATACTTTGACGGATTTTCGCCAAACCTTCACTGATGAATTTCGATTGCTGTTCTGcttttattaaacaaaaaaaccAACATTTTGCGTGGGGTGAGCTTCCCCTTAAATGCGCAATGGCTCACAGTCCGAGAATCTGGGCCGGTTCTACAGTCTTTAAAGTCATCATTACAAGGTCCTGTGGAGAGGACAGTATGCCATTGATTCTTTGGTTTATTACTAACATTAATGAAATCTTATCAACCATGTTAAAATAACCACTACCAACCATGCTTTTTAATCTCTACGTCAAAGCTCTTTGCGATCCATcgatcatgattaacataccttCTTGTTGAAGAGAGAATGTGAAAGAACAGTCTGTGTTGACCAGTCCACTATTATCAGTCACAGTGTAGGTGACAGTGACGGTATGACCGACAGAAAGAGTCAGCGGACGATTCTTATTGGCAATAATAGATTGAATCCCTGCATCATCAGTAGCAGTTGGTGGTTCCCAGGTGAATGAATGCGTAGGAGGATCACTATCAGCAGTAATCTCCATGACAGGCAAAGTGATTGTTTGATCTTGAGGACATCCTACTACTTCTGGCGGAACAGTATCAGCTGCAAGAGAAACATCAATATATGAATCTTCGAAGAATTGACATTCTGACTCACGTAAATTAAGGCGTAAAAGCTCAAATGTAGAGAGGCTGTCTCACGATCTTTTTTAGTATTTATCCTCCTTATTGTCTGGCTATTAGAACTGTTAAACTTGTGACCGGGACCTGTGGTTGCTTGCAGTCAAACACTAATGCTTTATTAGCACTCAGGTTGGTCCTCTCCTTACTCAAACCGTTTCTAAAGATTAATCCTTTTACATTATGAACCCCTTCCCTCTATGTCTATATATAGGTACGCAAGTGTTtagaaaaacaatgattttacAGTACGGTTagtcattaaaggacaagtccaccccaacaaaaacttggtttggataaaaagagaaaaattcaacaagcataacactgaaaaattcatcaaaatcggatgtaaaataataaagttatgacattttaaagtttcgcttcctttcacaaaacagttatatgcacatctcggtcagtataataataatatttcgcatttatatagcgcttaatacatcggaacgacgtctctaagcgctttacagacatattaccccggtcatcggatccttgcatgcctgcatacaatgtatgcaccttctccactccctggggagcattccaacaagagttccaagactcaattgctaggcatactacatttaggctttcacatcctacagggtacccatttaacacctgggtggagagtggcaaagtgtggattaacgccttgccaaaggacgctaggccatggtgggattcgaacacacgaccctctgattacgaggcgagagtcagaaccgctacaccacgacgcttccacgtatgcaaatgagggaactgatgacatcactcactcactatttattttgtattttattgtatgaaacatgaaatattttgactttctcgtcattgtcatgtgaaatgaagtttcattcctccctgaacacgttgaattctattattttaacattttgtggttcaggcaaggaggtcctaattgtcaaattcgtaaaaattgaaatattgtgtaattcaaacagtatcaaacaaaagaaatagtgagtgacatcatcgactctctcgtttggatgtaactggctcgttcatattgaaatgtcataactttcttattttacatccgattttgatgaaattttcagcattttgcttgtctaatttttctctattgattcaaatcaacatttttctgaggtggacttgactttttagtatccctaaattagaccccaaagtaaccaatctggaataaaattattggaaatggttttttcaactgatttgagtaggtatgggtgtcaacattttccaaaaaaaaattaggaggAATGCGGGctggggaaagtgctttttatcagggtcaaaggtcaatgaccttttcatatgtactgtataatggtatctctgagatggaaaggcgcaggttggtgataatggtgtcaaaatacacaaattcttaccagaatatcaaataaaataaaattaagtacctagaatgcacattcaccgataaaattcaaggtcaaagcctttcaaaggtcaatgaccttttttacattatataccatactgtataatggtatctatgagataaggtacaggctggcaatcatggtgtcaaaatgtacagattcttacaagaagataaaatagaatgaattcaatTACTTAGAATGAACATTCAccgataaaattcaaggtcaacgcttataaaaggtcaatgacctttttacattatatataccatattgtataatggtatctctgagatgaaaaggcgcaggttgttgataatggtgtcaaaatgcactgattcttacaagaagaaaatagaatgaattcaagTACTTAAAATGGacattcaccaataaaattcaaggtcaacgcttatcaaagttcaatgacctttttacattatatataccatattgtataatggtatctctgagatggaaaggcgcaggttggtgataatggtgtcaaaatgcactgaTTCTTACCAGAagatcaaatgaagaaaaaaataagtatcTAGAATGTACattcacccataaaatttaaggccaaaggtcaattACCTTTTAAACatataccatattatataatggtatctctgagataaaacaccacaggttggtgatcttggtgccaaaatgcaaagattaatattgtacatgtagattaaacAACACCAAAATCAGTATAAAGAATAAAGTTTCAACCTTGAATTCcaagatcaaatgaaatattatatatatctgtatgacataaaaataacaaacatttattctaatttatttgtgataatgtaaataaagatggctaatttgtaatgaaaacatggAGGTTTCATAAATTCAGTCTGAAGTAATGAAGGTCATGGAGAATGTATTTAGGGgtcagaggtcaatgaactctttccaaaatatcagtggaaattaagtaaaaaagtTGATAACCAAATAACGCTTCTTCATATACTGTTACGCATTGCcaaaaacaatgaacaaaaataaatgaaatcgagtatataatttgaaatgatatttatcttaagtagcagcatttaatgcatcataatatctaaatcaaggtggtcgtgtctttttctctccagcGATATTCCACTCACCTCAATGCTATAATAAATACTATAAACTATTAGCTTAATCTTATGAataggataggtctaactctcatgttgcagctagcatcatctgagagcatttccaatcagcagagggatgacgatgaagatgaaatgaaggcCATACTTAGAACTGCAATTTTTCATAGTAAATAGCACGTATCTCAActtcaacaaagatgaattcccgtattattattaattacctctcattgcgagctgccagaatctcttgagatgctaTAATGCTGcaggacaaaacttcatatctgctCTCTAGCTGCCGTACGTCACCCACGATGCTATTTCTACTAGGTATCAATTTGTACAAGGATCATGTATTTGGTCCAGAACAACTGATTGTTACCATGCACAAATTAggcatataataataaaattcaaaaggagataatagcttaCAAGTAGACATCCGTCGACCTATAAACAAAACTCCTACAGCACCACTTCCAGTTCTTGAGGATCAAGCTGTGCAACGTATCAGTAATATAGAACCTGGTCTGATATCCCTTGACAGAACATAaggctttcattgaatgggccagatcaaagtcctgaaaatCTCAGAAGGTTTTCAAGAGTTTGATTACTCTTTGCCGAAATTGAGACACttaacttcatttactatgACCAAAGCTGCAGCTATAATGATTGCCTTATTataattcttcatcattgtccctggctatatgaaaatgttcttggaTGATGCATGCCATTAGGGTTAGGCCTATcctttccatttacagattaagttatAGTTTATAGAATTTATTCTAGCATTTCAAGGTTTAATAGTGACCTATTGCTACAGAGaaattagtaccttgatttagatttataaaatgcatatctaaatgctgctactttagaaaacttcaccatttcaaattatatcaaacatgattttttttacacttttggcaatgcattactacaaaatatattaaaaagttCTATTTGATCTCAATTTCATctcgaacttgtattttgacatcATCATTGGTCAAGGAATCAGCTATTAAATTTCTGTTAATTTTCCAAGCAGGTCAGTCTTTTTCCCATCAGAATCACTATATATCTACATGCTACAGTCAAGTTATCGACCTATTTACTTAAATGCCCTGTCATTATTGACAAAGTTGATTGACCTATAAcccctaaatatatttttcatggccattatttatc
This genomic window from Lytechinus variegatus isolate NC3 chromosome 10, Lvar_3.0, whole genome shotgun sequence contains:
- the LOC121422560 gene encoding hyalin-like translates to MMMDRMSILQRFIFKCCLFIFFAEDTVPPEVVGCPQDQTITLPVTEITADSDPPTHSFTWEPPTATDDAGIQSIIANKNRPLTLSVGDTVTVTYTVTDNSGLVNTDCSFTFSLQQEADTVPPEVVGCPQDQTITLPVMEITADSDPPTHSFTWEPPTATDDAGIQSIIANKNRPLTLSVGHTVTVTYTVTDNSGLVNTDCSFTFSLQQEADTTPPVVNGCPPDQTITAATSSSTQSFTWNPPTATDDAGIQSIVPSLAPPLTLSVGNSFTITYTVTDNSGLTNTGCSFTLSLQQEDHDI